From Sus scrofa isolate TJ Tabasco breed Duroc chromosome 18, Sscrofa11.1, whole genome shotgun sequence, a single genomic window includes:
- the RALA gene encoding ras-related protein Ral-A isoform X2, producing MAANKPKGQNSLALHKVIMVGSGGVGKSALTLQFMYDEFVEDYEPTKADSYRKKVVLDGEEVQIDILDTAGQEDYAAIRDNYFRSGEGFLCVFSITELESFAATADFREQILRVKEDENVPFLLVGNKSDLEDKRQVSVEEAKTRADQWNVNYVETSAKTRANVDKAVLCAEVNVHGSPALGHSALRVNASPCP from the exons ATGGCTGCAAACAAGCCCAAGGGCCAGAATTCCTTGGCCTTGCACAAGGTCATCATGGTGGGCAGCGGCGGCGTGGGCAAGTCCGCTCTGACTCTGCAGTTCATGTACGACGAG TTTGTGGAGGACTACGAGCCGACGAAGGCAGACAGCTATCGGAAGAAGGTGGTGCTGGACGGGGAGGAGGTGCAGATCGACATCCTGGACACGGCGGGCCAGGAGGACTACGCGGCCATCAGAGACAACTACTTCCGCAGCGGCGAGGGCTTCCTCTGCGTCTTCTCCATCACGGAGCTGGAGTCCTTCGCGGCCACCGCCGACTTCAG GGAGCAGATTTTAAGAGTAAAAGAAGATGAGAACGTTCCATTTCTGCTGGTTGGAAACAAATCAGATTTAGAAGATAAAAGGCAGGTTTCTGTAGAAGAGGCCAAAACCAGAGCGGATCAGTGGAATGTTAACTACGTGGAAACATCCGCTAAAACGCGAGCCAATGTCGACAAG GCTGTGCTGTGTGCAGAAGTAAACGTCCATGGAAGCCCGGCCCTCGGGCACAGCGCTCTCCGTGTGAACGCATCGCCGTGTCCCTGA
- the RALA gene encoding ras-related protein Ral-A isoform X1 codes for MAANKPKGQNSLALHKVIMVGSGGVGKSALTLQFMYDEFVEDYEPTKADSYRKKVVLDGEEVQIDILDTAGQEDYAAIRDNYFRSGEGFLCVFSITELESFAATADFREQILRVKEDENVPFLLVGNKSDLEDKRQVSVEEAKTRADQWNVNYVETSAKTRANVDKVFFDLMREIRARKMEDSKEKNGKKKRKSLAKRIRERCCIL; via the exons ATGGCTGCAAACAAGCCCAAGGGCCAGAATTCCTTGGCCTTGCACAAGGTCATCATGGTGGGCAGCGGCGGCGTGGGCAAGTCCGCTCTGACTCTGCAGTTCATGTACGACGAG TTTGTGGAGGACTACGAGCCGACGAAGGCAGACAGCTATCGGAAGAAGGTGGTGCTGGACGGGGAGGAGGTGCAGATCGACATCCTGGACACGGCGGGCCAGGAGGACTACGCGGCCATCAGAGACAACTACTTCCGCAGCGGCGAGGGCTTCCTCTGCGTCTTCTCCATCACGGAGCTGGAGTCCTTCGCGGCCACCGCCGACTTCAG GGAGCAGATTTTAAGAGTAAAAGAAGATGAGAACGTTCCATTTCTGCTGGTTGGAAACAAATCAGATTTAGAAGATAAAAGGCAGGTTTCTGTAGAAGAGGCCAAAACCAGAGCGGATCAGTGGAATGTTAACTACGTGGAAACATCCGCTAAAACGCGAGCCAATGTCGACAAG gTGTTTTTTGATTTAATGAGGGAAATTCGAGCCCGAAAGATGGAAGAcagcaaagaaaagaatggaaaaaagaagaggaaaagtttAGCCAAGAGAATCAGAGAAAGATGCTGCATTTTATAA